The Styela clava chromosome 2, kaStyClav1.hap1.2, whole genome shotgun sequence genome contains a region encoding:
- the LOC144432382 gene encoding MAP3K12-binding inhibitory protein 1-like isoform X2, protein MEMESDQCDIIDRALMHINTFLTEHKISRVEYDKTNCNEDSKAVTESLLRLSKCLSTLAAEQKKKEEALRKVDSAVVQITASNQQLNERIRAFMSHAQNVVDEQNVKEFCDVGSASTNAGCARTNACYKPRSFHSSHMQVSKAMNTEGPQLRITSQGLWREPTTNKPIPRKAQTLNIPQPVAERLENLESHLQVDSGQSSDIYGRLKNLENRVLAIEGASPEYFVGAKQDSTTVSENMLARHGKTDQRDFTLQEIDDRIRMLKQELCNKKRKLDEGLSLI, encoded by the exons ATGGAAATGGAGTCAGACCAATGTGACATAATTGACAGGGCTTTGATGCACATCAACACATTTTTAACAGAG CACAAAATATCCAGAGTTGAATATGACAAAACAAACTGTAATGAAGATTCGAAGGCCGTTACAGAATCTCTATTACGATTGTCAAAATGTCTTTCA ACTTTAGCTGCtgagcaaaagaaaaaagaagaGGCACTTAGAAAAGTAGATTCTGCTGTTGTGCAAATTACTGCAAGTAACCAACAG CTGAATGAAAGAATCCGTGCTTTCATGTCACATGCACAAAATGTAGTCGATGAACAGAATGTAAAAGAATTTTGTGATGTTGGTTCTGCAAG CACAAATGCAGGATGTGCAAGGACAAATGCATGCTACAAACCCAGAAGTTTTCATTCATCACACATGCAAG TGAGTAAAGCAATGAATACAGAAGGTCCACAACTTCGTATAACATCACAAGGCTTATGGAGAGAACCAACGACAAATAAACCAATCCCAAGAAAAGCACAAACATTGAATATACCTCAACCTGTAGCAGAAAGATTAGAAAATTTAGAATCTCATTTACAGGTGGATTCTG GCCAGTCATCTGATATATATGGGAGATTGAAAAACCTGGAAAATAGAGTTCTCGCAATTGAAGGTGCATCACCGGAATATTTTGTTGGCGCCAAGCAAGATTCTACGACAGTTTCTGAAAATATGTTGGCGAGACATGGAAAAACTGATCAAAGGGATTTCACATTGCAAGAAATTGATG
- the LOC144432382 gene encoding MAP3K12-binding inhibitory protein 1-like isoform X1 — translation MEMESDQCDIIDRALMHINTFLTEHKISRVEYDKTNCNEDSKVVTESLLRLSECLSTLAAEQKKKEEALRKVDSAVVQITASNQQLNERIRAFMSHAQNVVDEQNVKEFCDVGSASTNAGCARTNACYKPRSFHSSHMQVSKAKNTEGPQLRITSQGLWREPTTNKPIPRKPQTLNIPQPVAERLENLESHLQVDSGQSSDIYGRLKNLENRVLAIEGASPEYFVGAKQDSTTVSENMLARHGKTDQRDFTLQEIDDRIRMLKQELCNKKRKLDEGLSLI, via the exons ATGGAAATGGAGTCAGACCAATGTGACATAATTGACAGGGCTTTGATGCACATCAACACATTTTTAACAGAG CACAAAATATCCAGAGTTGAATATGACAAAACAAACTGTAATGAAGATTCGAAGGTCGTTACAGAATCTTTATTACGATTGTCGGAATGTCTTTCA ACTTTAGCTGCtgagcaaaagaaaaaagaagaGGCACTTAGAAAAGTAGATTCTGCTGTTGTGCAAATTACTGCAAGTAACCAACAG CTGAATGAAAGAATCCGTGCTTTCATGTCGCATGCACAAAATGTAGTCGATGAACAGAATGTAAAAGAATTTTGTGATGTCGGTTCTGCAAG CACAAATGCAGGATGTGCAAGGACAAATGCATGCTACAAACCCAGAAGTTTTCATTCATCACACATGCAAG TGAGTAAAGCAAAGAATACAGAAGGTCCACAACTTCGTATAACATCACAAGGCTTATGGAGAGAACCAACGACAAATAAACCAATCCCAAGAAAACCACAAACATTGAATATACCTCAACCTGTAGCAGAAAGATTAGAAAATTTAGAATCTCATTTACAGGTGGATTCTG GCCAGTCATCTGATATATATGGAAGATTGAAGAACCTGGAAAATAGAGTTCTCGCAATTGAAGGTGCATCACCGGAATATTTTGTTGGTGCCAAGCAAGATTCTACGACAGTTTCTGAAAATATGTTGGCGAGACATGGAAAAACTGATCAAAGGGATTTCACATTGCAAGAAATTGATGATAGAATAAGAATGTTGAAACAAGAACTTTGTAATAAGAAAAGAAAACTGGACGAAGGACTGAGCTTGATATGA